A genomic region of Cannabis sativa cultivar Pink pepper isolate KNU-18-1 chromosome 1, ASM2916894v1, whole genome shotgun sequence contains the following coding sequences:
- the LOC115704711 gene encoding ethylene-responsive transcription factor ERF017-like produces MVKQNTIEKNQPESERNDLRYKGVRKRKWGKWVSEIRLPNSRERIWLGSYDTAEKAARAFDAALFCLRGRSAKFNFPDNPPEIAGGRSLTPTEIQAEAARFANSEASNSHHHSDRTVPELIQMESPSPSVSDGSGMAHFDSDVATDVSYMDLFSNMGSGNYATDYGLFPGFDDLTGDFYAPPMPTIDYEDNSFDGVLVQDSYLWNF; encoded by the coding sequence atggTGAAACAAAACACTATTGAGAAGAATCAGCCCGAATCAGAGAGAAATGATTTAAGGTACAAGGGCGTAAGGAAGAGGAAGTGGGGGAAATGGGTCTCTGAAATCAGACTACCAAACAGCCGTGAGAGGATTTGGTTGGGATCTTACGACACCGCCGAGAAGGCGGCGCGTGCATTCGACGCTGCTCTTTTTTGCTTGCGTGGCAGGTCAGCCAAGTTCAACTTCCCCGACAATCCGCCGGAGATTGCCGGCGGCAGGTCTCTCACGCCGACCGAGATCCAGGCTGAGGCGGCGAGGTTCGCGAACTCGGAGGCTTCGAACAGCCACCACCATTCGGATCGAACCGTGCCGGAGCTGATACAGATGGAGTCACCATCGCCATCAGTGTCGGATGGAAGTGGAATGGCTCACTTCGACAGTGACGTGGCGACTGACGTGTCGTATATGGATTTGTTCTCGAATATGGGTTCGGGTAATTACGCTACGGATTACGGGTTGTTTCCGGGTTTTGATGATCTGACTGGCGATTTTTACGCACCGCCGATGCCAACTATCGATTATGAAGATAATTCCTTCGATGGCGTTCTAGTTCAGGATTCATATCTCTGGAATTTctga